Proteins found in one Epinephelus fuscoguttatus linkage group LG4, E.fuscoguttatus.final_Chr_v1 genomic segment:
- the dnajc24 gene encoding dnaJ homolog subfamily C member 24 isoform X1, whose amino-acid sequence MCEAAEKNLYAVLGASPSDSVQQLRHRYQQLALQYHPDRLRGECPSEAESAVKKFLEVDEAWKILSDQNTRRQYDLQRRALELKQDWPVDSTVYLDDMTWDPDECVYTYSCRCGGGFNVSEEEVEEETQRRQLDNEEEDTKDEEHRGVVVCCDTCSLSVYVTWSLRRKTQILKCQ is encoded by the exons ATGTGTGAAGCAGCAGAGAAGAACCTGTATGCTGTCTTGGGAGCCAGCCCCTCAGACTCAGTccagcagctcagacacaggTACCAGCAGCTGGCCTTACAG TACCATCCAGATCGTCTCAGAGGTGAGTGTCCTTCAGAGGCAGAGTCTGCTGTGAAGAAGTTTCTAGAAGTTGATGAAGCTTGGAAGATCCTTAGTGACCAGAACACCAGGAGACAGTATGACCTGCAGAGGAGAG CACTGGAACTGAAACAGGATTGGCCTGTGGATTCTACAGTCTATCTGGACGACATGACCTGGGATCCAG atgagtgtgtgtatacatacagCTGTCGCTGTGGAGGAGGATTCAATGTCTCtgaggaagaggtggaggaggagacacagaggaggcAGCTGGATAATGAAGAGGAGGACACAAAGGATGAAGAGCACAGAGGAGTAGTTGTTTGCTGTGATACATGTTCCCTCAGTGTGTATGTCACATGGTCATTACGTAGAAAGACTCAAATCTTAAAATGCCAATAA
- the dnajc24 gene encoding dnaJ homolog subfamily C member 24 isoform X2, whose protein sequence is MCEAAEKNLYAVLGASPSDSVQQLRHRYQQLALQYHPDRLRGECPSEAESAVKKFLEVDEAWKILSDQNTRRQYDLQRRALELKQDWPVDSTVYLDDMTWDPAVAVEEDSMSLRKRWRRRHRGGSWIMKRRTQRMKSTEE, encoded by the exons ATGTGTGAAGCAGCAGAGAAGAACCTGTATGCTGTCTTGGGAGCCAGCCCCTCAGACTCAGTccagcagctcagacacaggTACCAGCAGCTGGCCTTACAG TACCATCCAGATCGTCTCAGAGGTGAGTGTCCTTCAGAGGCAGAGTCTGCTGTGAAGAAGTTTCTAGAAGTTGATGAAGCTTGGAAGATCCTTAGTGACCAGAACACCAGGAGACAGTATGACCTGCAGAGGAGAG CACTGGAACTGAAACAGGATTGGCCTGTGGATTCTACAGTCTATCTGGACGACATGACCTGGGATCCAG CTGTCGCTGTGGAGGAGGATTCAATGTCTCtgaggaagaggtggaggaggagacacagaggaggcAGCTGGATAATGAAGAGGAGGACACAAAGGATGAAGAGCACAGAGGAGTAG